A section of the Triticum dicoccoides isolate Atlit2015 ecotype Zavitan chromosome 7A, WEW_v2.0, whole genome shotgun sequence genome encodes:
- the LOC119328263 gene encoding uncharacterized protein LOC119328263: MDFHRVQMEHIYHNCWIIQARVMWKAHVKENGMGNLYLQCILLDRHGSKMEAIAFNSQAIRFNSVLETGRTNDFNRVGFNPTEMPDGHFWYLAMDFVTTLSSTTEVTMSAQQITSTICPPCFPQFGEIFELWDKTITDVVAILAYVGQIEFKWDSIYRRRVPSLEIGLMNFQQQIIFLRVREEHVGPHFWHLQYTDNLFEKFAVTYIQVNQRQRCLQTMRESTFFFSSNIIDDHHYLQDIHEASLMTLDETHAYVNRVIQGRNNGRQKYHS, from the exons ATGGATTTTCATCGCGTCCAAATGGAACACATATATCATAATTGCTGGATTATTCAAGCTAGGGTCATGTGGAAGGCTCACGTAAAAGAGAATGGCATGGGAAACTTGTACCTTCAGTGCATACTACTCGATCGGCAT GGATCAAAGATGGAAGCGATTGCATTCAACAGCCAGGCAATCCGTTTCAACAGCGTGCTAGAAACCGGTAGGACCAATGATTTCAATCGCGTCGGGTTCAACCCCACAGAAATGCCAGATGGACATTTCTGGTACCTAGCCATGGACTTTGTCACCACACTAAGTTCTACGACCGAGGTTACGATGTCGGCGCAGCAGATAACGTCGACAATTTGCCCACCGTGCTTCCCACAGTTTGGAGAAATCTTTGAGCTATGGGACAAAACCATCACAG ATGTGGTTGCTATCCTTGCCTATGTTGGTCAGATAGAATTTAAGTGGGATTCAATATATAGGCGCCGCGTCCCTTCCCTCGAGATTGGACTCATGAACTTTCA ACAGCAGATAATTTTCTTACGTGTACGTGAAGAGCACGTTGGGCCTCACTTCTGGCATTTGCAATACACTGACAATCTGTTCGAGAAGTTTGCTGTAACTTACATACAGGTAAATCAGAGGCAGCGTTGCTTGCAAACTATGAGGGAGAGCACATTCTTCTTCTCTTCCAATATtattgatgatcatcattatctaCAAG ATATCCATGAAGCCAGCCTGATGACACTTGATGAAACACATGCGTACGTCAATCGTGTTATTCAAGGTAGGAACAATGGACGTCAGAAGTATCACAGCTGA
- the LOC119329112 gene encoding uncharacterized protein LOC119329112 produces MIGLHFLASTIWIRSERPYRIEITLRMLQETILLLGQIHPECFNLAVRKLASAEVETTAGTRMLANRHFFNLQFHSQARALRHSWMDQETRTAVLIDNVVVRPFPKYDVFNSNIYLLPFVSVDSSYRLLVVNMGSRRVLPIDPCIDAYGGPYSFHSTETRKEITMLKQESNNVLQLRIPGWNTNLMDWSICGKSSTGRRIQYSSERT; encoded by the exons ATGATTGGTCTGCATTTTTTGGCCAGCACAATTTGGATTAGAAGCGAACGACCGTATCGGATTGAAATCACCCTACGGATGCTCCAGGAAACAATTTTGCTTCTTGGGCAAATTCATCCCGAATGCTTCAATCTTGCAGTTCGTAAACTTGCGAGTGCTGAAGTAGAGACCACTGCAGGTACAAGAATGCTTGCAAACAGACATTTTTTCAACTTGCAGTTTCATTCTCAGGCACGGGCCCTCAGACACTCTTGGATGGATCAAGAAACACGCACCGCAGTGCTGATTGACAATGTCGTTGTCCGGCCGTTTCCTAAATATGATGTGTTCAACTCTAACATT TATCTACTACCATTTGTTTCGGTGGATTCTTCATACAGACTTCTTGTAGTCAACATGGGAAGTAGGAGGGTTCTCCCAATTGATCCATGTATCGACGCCTATGGTGGACCATACAGCTTTCATAGCACTGAAACGAGGAAAGAAATCACAATGTTGAAGCAAGAGTCCAACAATGTGTTGCAGCTGAGGATCCCTGGTTGGAATACCAACCTCATGGACTGGTCAATATGCGGGAAATCTTCTACCGGCAGGCG GATTCAATACAGCTCAGAAAGAACGTGA